The Pristiophorus japonicus isolate sPriJap1 chromosome 3, sPriJap1.hap1, whole genome shotgun sequence genome has a segment encoding these proteins:
- the LOC139255649 gene encoding prolactin-releasing peptide receptor-like — translation MEQQSPGLESWEGSSGNLSVGQGTPEGLGNLSSQFQGIQLVQSFKPLIIPCYALVVSIGIFGNYLLIHVICKTKKMHNITNFLLGNLAFSDMLMCATCVPFALAYVFEPRGWVYGRFMCYFVFLMQPVTVFVSVFTLTVIAVDRYHATVHPLKSRLSIPNCAYLLAAIWLLACLLAAPALVHTYYVEFPHLTICEEFWVGLEKARLAYAYSSLLVTYLLPFSVISLSYLRISVKLRNRVVPGHLTRSQAEWERLRRRKTLRLLVLVVAVFGLCWLPLHLFNLVKDLDIGLIDKQYFNLIQLLCHCLAMSSACYNAFIYAWLHDSFRGALKKMFTWRGHKVAPASHCVMASVVL, via the coding sequence ATGGAGCAGCAGAGCCCCGGGCTGGAGAGCTGGGAGGGCAGCTCGGGGAACCTGAGCGTCGGCCAGGGCACGCCGGAGGGGCTGGGCAACCTCTCGTCCCAGTTCCAGGGCATCCAGCTGGTGCAGTCCTTCAAGCCGCTGATCATCCCGTGCTACGCGCTGGTGGTGTCCATCGGCATCTTCGGCAACTACCTGCTCATCCACGTCATCTGCAAGACCAAGAAGATGCACAACATCACCAACTTCCTGCTGGGCAACCTGGCCTTCTCGGACATGCTGATGTGTGCCACTTGCGTGCCCTTCGCCCTGGCCTACGTCTTCGAGCCGCGGGGCTGGGTCTACGGCCGCTTCATGTGCTACTTTGTCTTCCTCATGCAGCCCGTCACCGTGTTCGTCTCGGTCTTCACCCTGACCGTCATCGCGGTGGACCGCTACCACGCAACCGTGCACCCGCTCAAGAGCCGGCTCAGCATCCCCAACTGCGCCTACCTGCTGGCGGCCATCTGGCTGCTGGCCTGCCTGCTGGCCGCCCCGGCCCTGGTGCACACCTACTACGTGGAGTTCCCCCACCTGACCATCTGCGAGGAGTTCTGGGTGGGGCTGGAGAAGGCCCGCTTGGCCTATGCCTACAGCAGCCTGCTGGTCACCTACCTGCTGCCCTTCTCCGTCATCTCGCTGTCCTACCTGCGCATCTCGGTCAAGCTGCGGAACCGGGTGGTGCCCGGTCACCTCACCCGCAGCCAGGCCGAGTGGGAGCGGCTGCGCCGCCGCAAGACCCTGCGGCTGCTGGTGCTGGTGGTAGCCGTCTTCGGCCTGTGCTGGCTGCCCCTCCACCTCTTCAACCTGGTCAAGGACCTGGACATCGGCCTGATCGACAAGCAGTACTTCAACCTGATCCAGCTGCTGTGCCACTGCCTGGCCATGAGCTCCGCCTGCTACAACGCCTTCATCTACGCCTGGCTCCACGACAGCTTCCGAGGGGCGCTCAAGAAGATGTTCACCTGGCGCGGCCACAAAGTGGCCCCAGCTTCGCACTGCGTCATGGCCAGCGTGGTTTTGTAA